One genomic window of Halorhabdus sp. CBA1104 includes the following:
- a CDS encoding [LysW]-lysine hydrolase: MSAATEDQAAEVSTAAARELLVDLVSTPSVSGNVEAATEELVAFFEAHDREVWVDDVGNIRAPADDGVLLTSHIDTVPGDIPVRLEENDDGETVLWGRGSVDAKGPLAAMAAVAVRTGASFAGVVGEEVDSTGGRYLVADRDSEPDVVINGEPSGWDGITLGYRGLLGGTYVATSESGHSSRPDNNAIQDAIDWWNRVESEFAKDEWHPVFERVTCKPVDIDGGISDDGLSVETTMRVQLRVPPEYTTDELREMAGGHLENGTVNWDDWVEPVMMSPRTEVARAFRAAIRKRDGDPRLLRKTGTSDMNIYADAWDAEMVTYGPGDSDLDHAPDEHLPLPEYDHSVAVLEDVTTTLLEP, encoded by the coding sequence ATGAGCGCCGCGACTGAAGATCAAGCGGCGGAAGTCTCGACAGCGGCGGCCCGCGAACTACTCGTTGATCTTGTCAGTACGCCGTCTGTCTCTGGCAACGTCGAGGCGGCTACCGAAGAACTCGTGGCCTTCTTCGAGGCACACGACCGCGAGGTCTGGGTCGACGACGTGGGCAACATCCGTGCCCCGGCAGACGATGGCGTCCTCCTCACCTCTCACATCGACACCGTGCCGGGAGACATTCCAGTGCGGTTAGAAGAGAACGACGACGGCGAGACAGTGCTGTGGGGTCGCGGGAGTGTCGACGCCAAGGGACCCCTGGCGGCGATGGCCGCCGTAGCAGTCCGGACGGGGGCGAGCTTTGCCGGCGTCGTCGGTGAGGAGGTCGACTCGACCGGCGGACGCTACCTGGTCGCGGACCGCGATAGCGAGCCCGACGTGGTGATCAACGGCGAACCCTCCGGCTGGGACGGAATCACGCTCGGGTATCGCGGTCTGCTCGGTGGCACGTACGTCGCTACCAGCGAATCTGGGCACTCCTCGCGGCCCGACAACAACGCGATTCAAGACGCCATCGACTGGTGGAACCGCGTCGAAAGCGAGTTCGCCAAAGACGAGTGGCACCCCGTTTTCGAGCGAGTGACCTGCAAACCAGTCGATATCGACGGCGGGATCAGCGACGACGGACTCTCCGTCGAGACGACCATGCGCGTCCAGTTGCGCGTCCCGCCGGAGTACACGACCGACGAACTCAGAGAAATGGCCGGCGGCCACTTAGAGAACGGGACGGTCAACTGGGACGATTGGGTCGAACCGGTGATGATGAGTCCCCGGACCGAAGTCGCCCGCGCCTTTCGTGCGGCGATTCGTAAGCGCGACGGCGACCCACGCCTGTTGCGCAAGACCGGGACCAGCGACATGAACATCTACGCCGACGCCTGGGACGCCGAGATGGTGACCTACGGCCCCGGCGACTCGGATCTTGACCACGCTCCGGACGAACACCTGCCGCTGCCCGAGTACGACCACTCGGTTGCCGTCTTAGAGGACGTCACGACGACTCTCTTAGAACCATGA
- a CDS encoding aspartate aminotransferase family protein: MSGFVFSEKPIQIEDGDGAVVYDDAGREYLDMGASYACVPLGHSHAAVDTAAKDQIDDLTYVQASYPVETRTQLYDRLAAVAPGDIDNVWLCNSGTEANEAALKFARSATGDSKIVATMQGFHGRTMGALATTWKDKYKKPYEPLIGDVEFVPYDDSEALAEAVDDETAAVIMEPIQGEGGIHPASTEYLEAAREITDEADAALIFDEVQTGMGRTGALWACEKSGVVPDMLTTAKGLANGFPMGATLCRDWIAEDYGSHASTFSGGPVVSAAAEATVSTLVEEEIPSHAADVGEYLRGQLSEELGDSAREVRGEGLMVGVEIKRGANRVLKDLALNHQVLALPAGRTVVRLLPPLVVDREDADAAVAALSEAID; this comes from the coding sequence ATGAGCGGATTCGTCTTTTCAGAGAAACCGATACAGATCGAGGACGGAGACGGTGCAGTCGTCTACGACGACGCGGGTAGAGAGTATCTAGACATGGGCGCAAGTTACGCTTGCGTCCCACTGGGGCACAGCCACGCAGCCGTCGATACGGCCGCCAAAGACCAGATCGACGACCTGACCTACGTCCAGGCGTCCTATCCCGTCGAAACCCGGACGCAACTGTACGACCGACTGGCGGCCGTCGCACCAGGCGACATCGACAACGTCTGGCTGTGCAATTCGGGGACGGAGGCCAACGAGGCCGCCCTGAAGTTCGCCCGGTCGGCGACGGGCGACTCGAAGATCGTCGCCACCATGCAGGGCTTTCACGGCCGGACGATGGGGGCGCTGGCGACCACCTGGAAGGACAAGTACAAGAAGCCCTACGAACCGCTGATCGGCGACGTCGAGTTCGTCCCCTACGACGACAGCGAGGCCCTCGCCGAGGCTGTCGACGACGAGACGGCCGCGGTCATCATGGAACCCATCCAGGGCGAGGGCGGGATCCACCCCGCCTCGACGGAGTACCTCGAGGCCGCCCGCGAGATCACCGACGAGGCCGACGCAGCACTGATCTTCGACGAGGTCCAGACCGGCATGGGCCGAACGGGAGCGCTGTGGGCCTGCGAGAAAAGCGGCGTCGTCCCGGACATGCTCACGACGGCAAAGGGACTGGCCAATGGCTTCCCGATGGGCGCAACGCTCTGTCGTGACTGGATCGCCGAGGACTACGGCTCGCACGCCTCGACGTTTTCGGGCGGGCCAGTAGTTTCGGCGGCCGCCGAGGCAACGGTCTCGACGCTCGTCGAAGAAGAGATCCCGAGCCACGCCGCCGACGTGGGCGAGTACCTTCGTGGGCAACTCAGCGAAGAACTCGGTGACAGTGCCCGCGAGGTCCGTGGCGAAGGACTCATGGTCGGTGTCGAGATCAAGCGCGGGGCCAACCGCGTGCTCAAGGATCTCGCCCTGAACCATCAGGTGCTGGCGCTGCCGGCCGGTCGAACGGTCGTACGGCTTCTCCCGCCGCTGGTCGTCGATCGCGAGGACGCTGACGCGGCCGTCGCGGCGCTATCGGAGGCGATCGACTGA
- a CDS encoding acetylglutamate/acetylaminoadipate kinase, which produces MTVVVKVGGARAVDPEGALADVASLVEGEARSASETSSGEDSDPRDEGEDVVVVHGGSTKVDETLERMGIEPEYVETPSGVVGRFTDEKTMEVFEMAFGHLNTQLVAGLQSQGVDAVGLNGVDGKLLAGPRKSAVRVMEDGKRKIKRGDHSGSIKEVNEDLLYTLLDDGYTPVAGPPMAGKDDAEWIPVNTDADRSAAAIAGALDARLVLLTDVAGVYEDPDDAETLIESVETGEDWETLEDAAEGFMERKIMAAKEALVGGAPAVVVADANAADPISAALDGSGTHVHETAIDTEDQS; this is translated from the coding sequence GTGACCGTGGTCGTCAAAGTCGGCGGCGCTCGCGCGGTCGATCCAGAAGGCGCGCTGGCTGATGTCGCCTCGTTAGTCGAGGGCGAGGCGCGAAGCGCCTCGGAAACGTCGAGCGGGGAGGACAGCGACCCGCGAGACGAGGGAGAAGACGTCGTCGTCGTCCACGGCGGCTCGACAAAAGTGGACGAGACCCTCGAACGCATGGGGATCGAGCCGGAGTACGTCGAGACGCCTTCCGGTGTCGTCGGCCGATTCACCGACGAGAAGACCATGGAAGTCTTCGAGATGGCATTTGGCCACCTCAACACGCAACTCGTCGCGGGCTTGCAGAGCCAAGGCGTCGACGCGGTGGGACTCAACGGCGTCGATGGGAAACTCCTGGCCGGACCCCGGAAATCGGCTGTTCGCGTCATGGAGGACGGCAAACGGAAGATCAAGCGCGGCGATCACTCGGGCTCGATCAAGGAGGTCAACGAGGACCTACTGTATACGTTGTTAGACGATGGATACACCCCAGTTGCCGGGCCACCGATGGCCGGTAAGGATGATGCCGAGTGGATTCCGGTCAACACCGACGCCGACCGCTCGGCGGCCGCCATCGCCGGGGCACTCGACGCGAGGCTCGTCCTACTGACGGACGTTGCTGGTGTCTACGAGGATCCCGACGATGCCGAGACGCTGATCGAATCAGTCGAGACGGGCGAGGACTGGGAGACGCTCGAAGACGCCGCCGAGGGCTTCATGGAGCGCAAAATCATGGCTGCCAAAGAGGCACTCGTCGGCGGCGCACCTGCGGTCGTCGTCGCTGACGCCAACGCTGCCGACCCAATCAGTGCTGCCCTCGACGGAAGCGGAACACACGTACACGAAACAGCGATCGATACGGAGGATCAATCATGA